The following is a genomic window from Vicinamibacteria bacterium.
ATCGGATCACCCTGGAGGGACGTCGTGTCTTGAAGGGCCAGCGGGGCACCTGGCAGGAGCTCGTCGCCGCCATCGATCGCGTGGCGAGAACCCGTAATGCGTGACTGGGCGCTCTACGTCCGAGAGCAATTGAGCCATGTCGACTGGGACGAGGCTACGCGTTCTCGCGTCGTCCAAGAGCTCTCCGAGATGATGGAGGCGTACGAGGGCGCGGCACTCGAGGACGGCGCGAGCCCAGAACAGGCACGCTTTGCCGCCGAGGGTCAAGTTCCCGATTGGGAGGCGTTGATCTCACAAATCCAGGAGTCGGCGGTGAACGTTCCCGGGCGACGCTCGCCCTTCGCGTGGAGATCGATACACTCGGGACGGAGGTTCACATTGCTGTCGGGAATCGGTAAAGATCTGCGGTCGGCCGTTCGGTCGCTCGCCAAATATCCCGCTTTCGCGGCGATCGTCATTCTCACTCTGGCGCTGGGAATCGGGGCCAACGCCGCCATATTCAGTCTGGTCGACGCGGTGCTCTTGACTCCGCTCCCATTCGAGGATCCCGACGAGCTGGTGCGAGTGTTCAGCACCCACCCCGAGAATTCCTACCAGCCTGCCGGGGTATCCACCGGTGACGTGGTCGACTGGCGGCGCCGCAATGACGTCTTCGAAGGGATCGGCGCCTGGTACGTCATGGGGCGCACGCTTTCGACCGAGCAAACCGTCGAGGTCGTGAACGTTGCCCAGGTGTCGGAGGATTTCTTCACCGTCTTGAGGACCTCTCCCATGCTCGGACGGACGTTCACACCTGAAGAAACCGCGCGTGCTACTTTCAATAGCGCTGCCGCACACACCGGCACCGATCCGGTCATGGTCATCAGCCATCGCGCCTGGCAGCAACGTTTCGGGGCCGACGCCTCGATCCTGGACCAGAGCCTCGTCCTCGATCGTCAGAGCTGGCGCGTTATCGGAGTCATGCCCCCTGACTTCGACTTTCCCAGTCCCGATGTTGAGCTCTGGATTCCCTGGAGCTTCGAGGGCAAGCGGCCGCACGATCAGCGCTATCTCGGCGCGATCGCGCGCTTGAAGACGCGTGTCACACTCGATGCCGCGGAGGCAGGAATGAACGCCATCGCGGCGGCTCTGGGAAAGGAGCTTCCCGAGTCGAACGATGGCTGGCAGGTGGCACTCGTTCCGCTCTACGAGGACATCGTGAGCGACTCACGAGCCACGCTCGCCATCGTGTTAGGCGCGGTGATCACCGTGCTGCTCGTCGCCTGCGTCAATATCGCGAGCCTCCAGCTCGTGAGGATTGGCGAGCGCCAGAGAGAGATCGTGCTTCGCCTCGCGCTCGGCGCTTCTCGCGCGCGCCTCGCGAGGCAGTACCTGGCCGAGAGCCTTTTGCTGGCGATCCTGGGGGGCGCGCTTGCTATCCCGTCCGCGATCGGTGTCCTGAGCGCCATGGGAGCCTTGTTGCCCGAGGGAATTCCTCGATGGAACGATATCGGGCTCAGCGCGAGCCTGCTCAGCTGCGCGGCCGTTTTGACTGCGTGCGTCGGGGTCTTTTTCGGGCTCGTGCCACTCGCGGCCTCGCCCGGGCAGGCCTTGTCGGCCACCATCAACGAGGCCTCGGGCCGCACGGCCGGAGGTGCTGCGCGCTGGGAGCGTTTGCGCAAGCTGCTGGTCGTCTCGGAGCTCGGGATGGCCGTGGTGCTCCTGGCGGCCACGGGGCTCCTGGTAAGAAGTTTCGTCCACCTGATCGCGGTCGACGTCGGGTTTCGTCCCGACCAAGTCATCGTATTGCCGATCACCCTCGACAACCACGAGTACGACAGCGGCGGCAAGACTCGTGCTTACTACAAGAGCCTCACGGAGAAGCTCGCGGGAGTACCCGGTGTCGTCTCGGTCGGAGGGGTCACCGCGCTACCCATGAGTCCGATCGGGCCCGATTTCGATCGGCCCATCTGGGCGGAGGGAGAGATTCCACCACCGGGAGGCTCCCGCCGAGCCGACATTCGCATGGCCACACCGGGCTATTTCCCGACGCTCGGCATTTCCGTTCTGCGAGGGCGAGCCTTCGACGACACCGATACCCCGGACTCGTCCAAAGTCGTCATGGTGAACGAGATCCTGGCACGTCAGATCTGGCCCGGTGAGGACCCGATCGGCAAGCGGTTGGTGATCGACTACAGCACCGCTGGAACCTACCCCTATGAGGTCGTGGGCATGGTGAACGACGTCCGGTTCTATGGCCTCCGCTCGATGCCGAGAGCGGAGCTCTACCTGCCTCATGCGCAGCGCTCGTACTTGATCATGAACATCGCCGTTCGCACCGAGGTTGAGCCCGAAGCGCTGGTGCCAGATCTCAGGAGGGCGGTGCTCGAAGTGGATCCCATGCAGCCCGCGTACGGCGTCATGCCGCTTCGGGAACTGGTCCGGAGCTCTGTGGCTCGAGATCGCTTCGCCATGGTCCTGATCGGAAGCTTCGGTGTGCTGGCGCTCGCGCTGGCGTTGTTGGGGATTTTTGGCGTCCTCTCCTACCACGTGGGGCAGCGTACGCACGAGGTGGGTGTCCGCGCCGCTCTCGGCGCTTCTCGAAGAGACATCGTGGCAATGATGCTGTCGGCCGGGCTTCGTCTGTCCCTTGCCGGCATTGGTCTGGGCGTCCTCCTCTCTCTGTTATCGATGCATTGGCTCACGAGCATGCTGTTCGGCGTGAGTCCCGTGGACCCCCTGACCTTCGGGATCGTGACCGTGCTGCCCGCGGCAGGCGCTCTCGTCGCCTGCTACCTGCCCGCCAGACGGGCTGCCGCAGTGGATCCGGTCATCGCGCTCCGCCACGAGTGAGCAACCGCACGACATCGCCCTGGTCTACAATCCCAGCCTACAGGGAGGTGGAACGATGACTCACCAAACATGGCCCGAGCTTCCTTACCAGGCCTGGGAAGACACCCGCGACACGCTCCATATGTGGACGCAGATCGTGGGGAAGATCCGCCTCGCCAAATCGCCTTGGGTGAACCACTCGTGGCACGTGACTCTCTATGTGACGTCGCGCGGCCTCACCACGTCTCCGATTCCCGACGGACGGCGCACCTTCGAGATCGACTTCGACTTCATCTCTCACGAGCTCACGGTCCGGACGAGCGACGGGCAGCTCAGGGCATTCGGGCTCGAGCCGCGCTCGGTGGCAGGTTTTTACGAGTTATTGATGACCTCTCTCGAGGAGCTGGACATAGAGGTCGAGATCGACCGGCGTCCCAACGAGGTAGAGGGCGTTCCTCCATTCGACCGGGATGAGGAGCATGACTCGTACGATCGCGAGTACGCGGGTCGATTCTTTCATGTGCTCAGCCAGACCGATCGGGTGTTCGAAGCCTTTCGCTCACGATTCATCGGAAAAGTGAGCCCGGTGCACTTCTTCTGGGGAAGCTTCGACCTCGCCGTGACTCGGTTCTCGGGTCGGAAAGCGCCGGTGCATCCCGGAGGCATCCCGAACCTTGCGGACTGGATCACACGGGAGGCCTACTCTCACGAAGTCTCGAGCGCGGGCTTTTGGCCAGGCGGCGCCGCCTACCCGCATCCGATCTTCTACTCCTACGCCTATCCCGCGCCGAGTGGCTTCGGCGATT
Proteins encoded in this region:
- a CDS encoding ABC transporter permease, with product MRDWALYVREQLSHVDWDEATRSRVVQELSEMMEAYEGAALEDGASPEQARFAAEGQVPDWEALISQIQESAVNVPGRRSPFAWRSIHSGRRFTLLSGIGKDLRSAVRSLAKYPAFAAIVILTLALGIGANAAIFSLVDAVLLTPLPFEDPDELVRVFSTHPENSYQPAGVSTGDVVDWRRRNDVFEGIGAWYVMGRTLSTEQTVEVVNVAQVSEDFFTVLRTSPMLGRTFTPEETARATFNSAAAHTGTDPVMVISHRAWQQRFGADASILDQSLVLDRQSWRVIGVMPPDFDFPSPDVELWIPWSFEGKRPHDQRYLGAIARLKTRVTLDAAEAGMNAIAAALGKELPESNDGWQVALVPLYEDIVSDSRATLAIVLGAVITVLLVACVNIASLQLVRIGERQREIVLRLALGASRARLARQYLAESLLLAILGGALAIPSAIGVLSAMGALLPEGIPRWNDIGLSASLLSCAAVLTACVGVFFGLVPLAASPGQALSATINEASGRTAGGAARWERLRKLLVVSELGMAVVLLAATGLLVRSFVHLIAVDVGFRPDQVIVLPITLDNHEYDSGGKTRAYYKSLTEKLAGVPGVVSVGGVTALPMSPIGPDFDRPIWAEGEIPPPGGSRRADIRMATPGYFPTLGISVLRGRAFDDTDTPDSSKVVMVNEILARQIWPGEDPIGKRLVIDYSTAGTYPYEVVGMVNDVRFYGLRSMPRAELYLPHAQRSYLIMNIAVRTEVEPEALVPDLRRAVLEVDPMQPAYGVMPLRELVRSSVARDRFAMVLIGSFGVLALALALLGIFGVLSYHVGQRTHEVGVRAALGASRRDIVAMMLSAGLRLSLAGIGLGVLLSLLSMHWLTSMLFGVSPVDPLTFGIVTVLPAAGALVACYLPARRAAAVDPVIALRHE
- a CDS encoding DUF5996 family protein, giving the protein MTHQTWPELPYQAWEDTRDTLHMWTQIVGKIRLAKSPWVNHSWHVTLYVTSRGLTTSPIPDGRRTFEIDFDFISHELTVRTSDGQLRAFGLEPRSVAGFYELLMTSLEELDIEVEIDRRPNEVEGVPPFDRDEEHDSYDREYAGRFFHVLSQTDRVFEAFRSRFIGKVSPVHFFWGSFDLAVTRFSGRKAPVHPGGIPNLADWITREAYSHEVSSAGFWPGGAAYPHPIFYSYAYPAPSGFGDSPVGPEGASFADDLGEFVLPYDVVRTAADPDRMLMEFLETTYRAAADLGKWDRDSLEVRDPWPPRS